One Micromonospora sp. FIMYZ51 genomic window carries:
- a CDS encoding transcriptional regulator, which translates to MASRETPEQIMRTRTVTAEAILGNRADLRGYPYRLLCVVVQRGIGGDQVTQAVAAAEVLEAYGWELVTVSEFASSRIVYAILRRR; encoded by the coding sequence GTGGCCAGCCGCGAGACACCCGAGCAGATCATGCGCACCCGTACGGTGACCGCCGAGGCGATCCTCGGCAACCGCGCGGATCTGCGCGGCTACCCCTATCGACTGCTCTGCGTAGTGGTCCAGCGCGGGATCGGCGGTGACCAGGTCACGCAGGCCGTTGCGGCTGCGGAGGTGCTGGAGGCGTACGGCTGGGAACTCGTCACCGTCTCCGAGTTCGCCAGCAGCAGGATCGTCTACGCCATCCTCCGCCGGCGATGA
- a CDS encoding IclR family transcriptional regulator: MTNADREEQTPAALVRPPRRLLQSTLRCLDVLDALAATDKPVAISDLARRLNVRRGTLHQQLRTLVYAGWARQTPDARYYLSLRAVHIGKVALEQAGLADRLLPLLEELAFRTGEAPAIAVLDVDNVLIVQRVESQQLVRADIKVGTRMPLVGSAAGMVLLAYASPDKLAQLAERGVRIPPADVLAEIRDRGFAVQRDGFTSGLSAAAVPINMGDDEELLTLSMAAPTERFDEKRTVDLLLDAVKRFYAA; this comes from the coding sequence ATGACAAACGCGGATCGCGAGGAGCAAACGCCGGCCGCCTTGGTGCGGCCGCCACGCCGGCTGTTGCAGTCCACGCTTCGCTGTCTCGACGTGCTCGACGCGCTGGCAGCGACCGACAAGCCGGTCGCGATCTCCGACCTCGCGCGTCGGCTGAACGTCCGGCGGGGCACGCTTCACCAGCAGTTGCGGACCCTGGTGTACGCGGGCTGGGCTCGGCAGACCCCGGATGCCCGCTACTACCTGTCGCTGCGCGCGGTCCACATCGGCAAGGTCGCGCTGGAGCAGGCTGGCCTTGCGGACCGGCTGTTGCCCCTGCTTGAGGAGTTGGCATTCCGCACCGGTGAGGCGCCGGCCATCGCGGTCCTGGACGTGGACAACGTCCTCATCGTGCAGCGCGTCGAGTCCCAGCAACTGGTTCGTGCGGACATCAAGGTGGGCACCCGCATGCCGTTGGTGGGATCAGCGGCCGGGATGGTCCTGCTGGCCTACGCCTCGCCGGACAAGCTCGCGCAGCTCGCCGAGCGCGGTGTGCGGATCCCGCCCGCCGATGTCCTGGCCGAGATCCGTGACCGTGGCTTCGCCGTCCAGCGTGACGGCTTCACCTCGGGACTGTCGGCAGCGGCGGTTCCGATCAACATGGGCGACGACGAGGAACTGCTCACCCTGTCCATGGCCGCACCCACCGAGCGCTTTGACGAAAAGCGCACCGTCGACCTGTTGCTCGACGCCGTCAAACGCTTCTACGCCGCCTGA
- a CDS encoding NAD-dependent epimerase/dehydratase family protein, with translation MSRRLAILGGGRMIGPPLLAAAIERGWKIALLNRNSPPPPSLRHAIEHVQGDRSDEAVVGQLAAFAPDVVIDLSCYEPEHVELSLAMLAPVTDRYLLMSSGAVYAPSDLLPWNESSPVGPNELWGSYGAKKLQNERIAAGFAATTTVVALRAPYLVGQPDFMGRLQFVADRIAHDGIVYVTDSGNAPVHLVAPSDVAGALLHLAEAEPDSPAPSGLFAYNIANRQAVTLAGLVRLLAAAMERPAPSVVPVPLSTVGLSDRPFSWTDMVFPFADEPFLLDDAKLRASGFTPGYDLVRLLSDFADRYQAAGGPFAPTRFPAENAIRQLPSHA, from the coding sequence ATGTCACGTCGACTCGCCATACTCGGAGGAGGCCGAATGATCGGACCTCCGCTCCTGGCCGCCGCAATCGAACGCGGCTGGAAAATTGCGCTGCTCAATCGCAACTCGCCTCCGCCGCCGTCGTTGCGTCACGCGATCGAACATGTTCAGGGCGACCGTTCCGACGAGGCCGTCGTCGGTCAACTCGCGGCGTTCGCTCCCGATGTCGTCATCGACCTGTCCTGCTACGAGCCCGAACACGTGGAGCTGTCGCTGGCGATGCTGGCTCCCGTTACCGACAGATACCTGCTGATGAGTAGCGGTGCCGTGTACGCACCCAGCGACCTGCTGCCCTGGAACGAGTCGTCGCCGGTCGGGCCCAACGAACTGTGGGGCAGCTACGGCGCGAAGAAACTCCAGAATGAGCGGATCGCCGCCGGCTTCGCGGCCACCACGACCGTGGTGGCGCTGCGGGCGCCGTACCTGGTCGGGCAGCCCGACTTCATGGGGCGGCTACAGTTCGTGGCCGACCGCATCGCGCACGACGGCATCGTCTACGTCACGGACAGCGGCAACGCTCCCGTCCACCTGGTGGCGCCTTCCGACGTGGCCGGCGCGCTGTTGCATCTGGCCGAGGCCGAGCCCGATTCGCCGGCACCCTCGGGGCTTTTCGCCTACAACATCGCCAACCGTCAGGCCGTCACGCTCGCTGGCCTCGTCCGGCTGCTGGCGGCGGCGATGGAACGTCCTGCACCGTCGGTGGTTCCCGTCCCACTGTCCACAGTCGGTCTTTCCGATCGACCGTTCTCCTGGACCGACATGGTCTTTCCCTTCGCGGACGAGCCGTTCCTGCTCGACGATGCCAAATTGCGCGCCAGTGGGTTCACCCCTGGCTATGACCTCGTCCGTCTCCTGTCCGACTTCGCCGACCGATACCAGGCCGCCGGTGGCCCGTTCGCACCCACCCGGTTCCCCGCTGAAAACGCCATCCGTCAACTGCCCAGCCACGCCTGA
- a CDS encoding amidohydrolase family protein: MLNEYYIFDAVCHVYNLADDNLSDHRTAHLGRKSITGLGDTWRAPQNRDLYQDGYVRSFTTADMHEMIFEQSDTDMVMAQAVPIFDWFRDGFAPIQAQYDFAAAYPDKVLFCGGVDPVYHGVDGAVQEIRRQASEMGARSFKFYNAHPGGKSWRCDDKEIAYPMYEAILDSGVNVIQFHKGVPFGPIFIEDFKPNDLQGVAFDFPDLNIVIHHLAEPYVDECISIAARFPNVYLALSGTAGNYLVAPRKFQQQLGQLLQECGSEKLLWGSEAALYGPPQPYLDALLDLQIPEDLQDGWGYPALTDEDRHNILGRNFARLMGVDLATAPRNEIHRP; this comes from the coding sequence ATGCTCAACGAATACTACATCTTCGATGCCGTCTGCCACGTCTACAACCTGGCCGATGACAATCTTTCCGACCACCGGACCGCCCACCTGGGGCGTAAGTCGATCACCGGTCTCGGTGACACCTGGCGGGCGCCGCAGAACCGCGACCTCTACCAGGATGGCTACGTCCGGAGTTTCACCACCGCCGACATGCACGAGATGATTTTCGAGCAGTCCGACACCGACATGGTGATGGCACAGGCGGTGCCGATCTTCGACTGGTTCCGCGACGGTTTCGCCCCGATCCAGGCCCAGTACGACTTCGCGGCCGCCTACCCGGACAAGGTGCTGTTCTGCGGTGGCGTCGACCCGGTCTACCACGGCGTCGACGGGGCGGTTCAGGAGATCCGCCGCCAGGCGAGTGAGATGGGCGCGCGTTCGTTCAAGTTCTACAACGCCCACCCCGGGGGCAAGAGCTGGCGCTGTGACGACAAGGAGATCGCGTACCCGATGTACGAGGCGATCCTCGACTCGGGGGTCAACGTCATCCAGTTCCACAAGGGTGTGCCGTTCGGGCCGATCTTCATCGAGGACTTCAAGCCGAACGATCTCCAGGGCGTCGCCTTCGACTTCCCGGACCTCAACATCGTCATCCACCACCTCGCCGAGCCGTACGTCGACGAGTGCATCTCGATCGCGGCCCGGTTCCCGAACGTCTACCTGGCGCTGTCCGGCACCGCCGGCAACTACCTGGTCGCTCCGCGCAAGTTCCAGCAGCAACTGGGCCAGCTGTTGCAGGAATGCGGCTCGGAGAAGCTGCTCTGGGGCTCGGAGGCCGCGCTCTACGGTCCGCCGCAGCCGTACCTCGACGCGCTGCTCGACCTCCAGATCCCGGAGGACCTCCAGGACGGCTGGGGCTACCCGGCCCTGACCGACGAGGACCGACACAACATTCTGGGCCGCAACTTCGCCCGACTGATGGGCGTCGACCTCGCCACCGCCCCGCGCAACGAGATCCACCGGCCATGA
- a CDS encoding NifU family protein, whose amino-acid sequence MSDAPAVRETSESKLRSTVLAQLDSKIRPLLRLHGGDCELVGIDGGTVQIRFLMACSACKLRSLTLLAAVRPRLLAIDGVTDIKAIGVGVSAAATRRADAALLGRSPRALHVLDQ is encoded by the coding sequence ATGAGCGACGCGCCAGCGGTCCGCGAGACATCGGAATCGAAGCTGCGCAGCACCGTCCTGGCACAGCTCGACTCGAAGATTCGGCCGCTGCTGCGACTGCACGGCGGTGACTGCGAGCTGGTCGGGATCGACGGTGGAACCGTACAGATTCGTTTCCTGATGGCATGCAGCGCGTGCAAGCTGCGGTCTCTGACGCTGTTGGCAGCGGTACGGCCACGGTTGCTCGCCATCGACGGCGTCACCGACATCAAGGCGATCGGGGTCGGTGTCTCCGCAGCCGCCACTCGGCGTGCCGACGCTGCCCTGCTGGGCCGGTCCCCGCGCGCACTTCACGTACTCGACCAATAG
- a CDS encoding sugar ABC transporter substrate-binding protein, with product MKKPFRQLVAVFGAVSLLAVTACSRDTVDSPGASDGAKEIVIGQVSGSAANPAVQVMNDAMTARAEEAGVKLLVETSENVEEQITKAEAMIAQGVTYLGLHPWDGAAVTPLIRSASQRGVKVVILIDGVPGVVEDGTALTFISGNELAAAEEIGKAVAQRYPGPTAGAIITGTPGNLSADNRTNGFKNGIKDSQITVAAEATANWARDQALRVAGDMLTANPELRFIFANNDEMAFGARAAIMEAGKSDTVATIGWNGTCAGLAALLKGEFLYEAVLPFDEFGAGLIDAAVDDAAGRPVEKSITPEVPILDTEQAKAILDGSAPGSDALKAALKAASENACN from the coding sequence ATGAAGAAACCGTTTCGGCAATTGGTAGCTGTGTTCGGTGCGGTGTCGTTGCTCGCGGTGACCGCATGCAGCCGGGACACGGTCGACAGCCCCGGCGCCTCCGATGGCGCCAAAGAGATCGTCATTGGTCAGGTCAGCGGCTCGGCCGCCAACCCGGCCGTACAGGTCATGAACGACGCGATGACAGCCCGGGCCGAGGAGGCCGGCGTCAAGCTCCTGGTGGAGACCTCCGAGAACGTCGAGGAGCAGATCACCAAGGCGGAGGCGATGATCGCGCAGGGTGTGACCTACCTCGGGCTGCACCCCTGGGACGGCGCCGCCGTCACCCCGCTGATCAGGAGCGCGAGCCAACGAGGCGTCAAGGTCGTCATCCTGATCGACGGCGTCCCCGGAGTGGTGGAGGACGGCACCGCGCTGACCTTCATCTCCGGCAACGAACTCGCCGCCGCAGAGGAGATCGGCAAGGCTGTCGCGCAGCGGTACCCCGGCCCGACCGCAGGCGCGATCATCACCGGCACTCCGGGCAACCTGTCCGCGGACAACCGGACCAACGGCTTCAAGAACGGCATCAAGGATTCCCAGATCACCGTGGCGGCAGAGGCCACCGCGAACTGGGCCCGGGACCAGGCGCTGCGGGTGGCCGGCGACATGCTCACCGCCAACCCCGAGCTGCGCTTCATCTTCGCCAACAACGACGAGATGGCCTTCGGTGCCCGTGCGGCGATCATGGAGGCGGGCAAGAGTGACACCGTCGCCACGATCGGGTGGAACGGCACCTGCGCCGGCCTCGCCGCGTTGCTGAAGGGTGAATTCCTGTACGAGGCCGTGTTGCCCTTCGACGAGTTCGGCGCGGGTCTGATCGATGCGGCAGTCGACGACGCCGCCGGGCGGCCGGTCGAGAAATCGATCACGCCAGAGGTACCCATCCTCGACACCGAGCAGGCCAAGGCGATTCTCGACGGCAGCGCGCCCGGCTCGGACGCGTTGAAGGCCGCCCTCAAGGCGGCCAGCGAGAACGCGTGTAACTAG
- a CDS encoding sugar ABC transporter ATP-binding protein: MSVLRAENVSKSFSGVQVLHEVNLSLEAGKVVGLVGENGAGKSTLIKILSGLYRPDSGRLLLDGEPIADHWSHSAARAAGISVIHQELLLVPELSVAANIMLGDPALTPRRAGRLLGVRDDRASERRAEELLAQIGITNLDVRRPVRGLRPSDAQMVLIARSLRNRGKVLILDEPTAALAPDERTELFALIRRLLAAGTGILLVSHHLKEVEDLSDEVTVLRNGRVVETLSGDEITVPRMVHAMLDRALDDQFPEVEHQPSDEVVLQVDGLTREPVLRGVALTARRGEILGITGLLGAGKTEFARALVGLDPADGVVRVEGKDLVKRSPGGAIRDGVLLVPEERKAQAVFADLSVYRNGVVSRVAKGARALGPNVLFPGSAPLRKTFRRLVDTLGVRFATDQQPLSGLSGGNQQKLVIGRALACDPRVLILDEPTRGVDVGSKRDIYKIIAEQAAAGLAVLLISSDTREVLGLAHRILVFRDGAVAAEVLPDSVTNEELTVLLSPHASVETEARSA; the protein is encoded by the coding sequence ATGAGTGTTCTACGCGCCGAAAACGTATCCAAGTCATTCTCGGGCGTGCAGGTGCTGCACGAGGTAAACCTGTCACTCGAGGCCGGTAAGGTGGTCGGACTGGTCGGTGAGAACGGCGCCGGAAAGAGCACTCTCATCAAGATCCTGTCCGGCCTCTACCGGCCGGACTCCGGTCGGTTGCTGCTGGACGGCGAGCCGATAGCAGACCACTGGAGCCACTCCGCCGCCCGCGCCGCCGGCATCTCCGTCATCCACCAGGAGTTGCTGCTGGTGCCGGAGCTCTCCGTTGCCGCGAACATCATGCTCGGCGATCCCGCACTGACGCCCCGTCGGGCCGGGCGGCTGCTGGGCGTCCGTGACGACCGCGCAAGCGAGCGGCGTGCCGAGGAACTGCTGGCCCAGATCGGCATCACCAACCTTGACGTCCGCCGGCCCGTCCGCGGCCTGCGGCCCAGCGACGCGCAGATGGTGCTGATCGCCCGCTCACTGCGCAACCGCGGCAAGGTGCTCATCCTGGACGAGCCGACCGCCGCGCTCGCCCCGGACGAGCGGACCGAGCTGTTCGCGCTGATCCGCCGGCTGCTGGCCGCCGGGACCGGCATCCTGCTGGTCTCGCACCACCTCAAGGAGGTCGAGGACCTCTCCGACGAGGTGACCGTGCTGCGTAACGGACGGGTGGTCGAGACCCTGTCGGGCGATGAGATCACCGTTCCCCGGATGGTGCACGCCATGCTCGACCGTGCCCTCGACGACCAGTTTCCCGAGGTGGAGCATCAGCCGAGCGACGAGGTTGTGCTCCAGGTCGACGGATTGACCCGGGAGCCCGTGCTCCGCGGCGTCGCCCTGACCGCGCGGCGCGGCGAGATCCTCGGCATCACCGGCCTGCTGGGTGCGGGGAAGACCGAGTTCGCTCGGGCCCTCGTCGGCCTCGACCCGGCCGACGGAGTGGTTCGAGTCGAGGGCAAGGACCTGGTCAAGCGTTCGCCGGGAGGTGCCATCCGCGACGGCGTTCTGCTGGTACCGGAGGAGCGCAAGGCGCAGGCCGTCTTCGCCGACCTGTCCGTCTACCGCAACGGCGTGGTGTCCAGGGTGGCCAAGGGTGCCCGCGCCCTCGGACCGAACGTGCTCTTTCCCGGCAGCGCGCCGCTGCGGAAGACCTTCCGCCGGCTGGTCGACACGCTCGGGGTGCGGTTCGCGACCGATCAGCAGCCGCTCAGCGGGCTCTCCGGTGGCAACCAGCAGAAGCTGGTCATCGGCCGTGCGCTGGCGTGTGACCCACGGGTGCTGATCCTTGACGAACCGACCCGGGGCGTGGACGTCGGAAGCAAGCGCGACATCTACAAGATCATTGCCGAGCAGGCGGCTGCCGGGCTCGCGGTGCTGCTGATCTCGTCGGACACGCGCGAGGTGCTCGGCCTCGCGCACCGGATTTTGGTGTTCCGAGACGGGGCCGTGGCCGCTGAGGTACTTCCCGATTCCGTGACCAATGAGGAGCTCACAGTGCTGCTCAGCCCCCATGCCTCGGTGGAGACCGAGGCTCGTTCCGCCTGA
- a CDS encoding ABC transporter permease, translating into MTAMIKTPDLRRADASGTRTGSLLRRHAETLRLLIPVAALWVVLSILTPTFLTALNVTNILVNAVPLALAAAGLTLVIIAGDLDLSVGSTIALVSTASATLMVTFHIPWPLALLAGLVLGAAVGAFNGLVSTRLNVPSFICTLAMMSAVRGLALVISDGRAVTGLPTGVTDLAATRFIGIPLVLWVPIIVIPALGLFLSRTSAGLNIYAVGGNREAARIAGVPVRRTRLLVLTISGLMAGFAGIVSTARLGVGSPIVAEDLILDAIAAVVIGGTSLFGGIGRMGGTVLGVLLIATIRNGLVLMNVSAFYQRIAIGVVILLAAIVDGLGRKNDD; encoded by the coding sequence ATGACCGCTATGATCAAGACCCCTGATCTGAGGCGCGCGGACGCCAGCGGCACGCGGACCGGCTCCCTGCTGCGGCGGCACGCGGAGACGCTTCGGCTACTGATACCGGTGGCCGCGCTCTGGGTCGTACTGTCGATCCTGACGCCGACGTTCCTCACCGCGCTCAACGTCACAAACATTCTGGTGAACGCGGTTCCCCTGGCGCTGGCCGCCGCCGGCCTCACCCTGGTGATCATTGCCGGTGATCTGGACCTGAGCGTCGGCTCGACCATTGCCCTGGTCAGCACCGCCTCGGCGACCCTCATGGTCACCTTCCACATTCCGTGGCCGCTGGCGCTGCTGGCCGGACTTGTGCTGGGGGCCGCGGTAGGTGCCTTCAACGGCCTGGTCTCCACCCGGCTGAACGTACCGTCCTTCATCTGCACGCTCGCGATGATGAGCGCCGTCCGCGGTCTGGCCCTGGTGATCAGTGACGGACGGGCCGTCACCGGTCTCCCCACGGGAGTGACCGACCTCGCCGCGACGCGGTTCATCGGCATACCCCTCGTGCTCTGGGTGCCGATCATCGTCATTCCGGCGCTGGGGCTGTTCCTGTCGCGCACCAGCGCCGGACTCAACATCTACGCGGTCGGCGGCAACCGCGAGGCCGCGCGGATCGCCGGCGTGCCGGTCCGGCGTACCCGCCTGCTCGTCCTCACCATCAGCGGCCTGATGGCCGGCTTCGCCGGGATCGTCAGCACCGCCCGGCTGGGGGTCGGCTCGCCGATCGTCGCGGAGGACCTCATCCTGGACGCCATCGCGGCCGTGGTCATCGGCGGCACGAGTCTGTTCGGCGGCATCGGTCGGATGGGCGGCACCGTCCTCGGCGTGCTCCTCATCGCGACCATCCGCAATGGGCTCGTCCTGATGAACGTCTCCGCGTTCTACCAGCGGATCGCCATCGGCGTGGTGATCCTGCTCGCGGCCATCGTCGACGGCCTCGGACGCAAGAATGACGACTAG
- a CDS encoding CocE/NonD family hydrolase: MTTSSADPRRRRLCTGRLGARDNSITLDADVRVHRRDGTALSADVYRPSGPGRHPVLVMRTPYDKRVAQSYWYAPPTWYAAQGFAVVVEDVRGRHRSDGEFVPLDNERDDGVDLVRWVVDQPWSDGWVGMYGYSYGGLLQLLTAGADGEVPIAAVVPALAPPGLGEGCLRTGGVAAASFTTTWAVQLDALRISRALREPSADRLTAQSLRWLVQNVPLDRLLDGATSASAAGWLREWLTVGSDSEYWRRPSHRVAYGNIKAPVLHVGGLYDTFRTGTFGHYTSLAEARPDHSANRLFVGPWTHHPLRASAPGLSAGTPPSIDDVQLEFFRTVREGGVPARPAVSVTILNSGDTWTAQSWPPADGVRHRWHLSSGGRANTATGDGILTEDPPPPAPPDHLVYDHGDPVPAAGGDDCGDPLLAGMGAADQCAPERRNDVLVYTSRPAAAERTFVGEANVEFFAVTDTRHSQWLVRLCLVNQAGRSVNLVEQVTRHRGERPGEPTRVAIALGPAGFRIHPGERLRLHVTQGASPRWSPLRDRDGRPAVTRSLVLHDPDHPSALELTRVP; the protein is encoded by the coding sequence ATGACGACTAGCTCCGCCGACCCGCGAAGACGGCGGCTGTGCACCGGCCGCCTCGGCGCCCGCGACAACAGCATCACCCTTGACGCGGATGTACGGGTGCATCGGCGCGACGGCACCGCCCTGTCCGCCGACGTGTACCGCCCCAGCGGCCCGGGCAGACACCCGGTGCTGGTGATGCGTACGCCGTACGACAAGCGCGTGGCACAGTCCTACTGGTACGCCCCGCCGACCTGGTACGCCGCCCAGGGCTTCGCGGTCGTCGTCGAGGACGTGCGCGGCCGGCACCGCTCCGACGGGGAGTTCGTCCCGCTGGACAACGAGCGCGACGACGGGGTCGATCTGGTGCGCTGGGTGGTGGACCAGCCGTGGTCCGACGGATGGGTGGGGATGTATGGCTACTCCTACGGCGGGTTGCTCCAACTGCTGACGGCCGGCGCCGACGGGGAGGTGCCGATCGCGGCAGTCGTTCCCGCGCTGGCGCCACCGGGGCTCGGCGAGGGCTGCCTCCGAACGGGGGGCGTTGCAGCCGCCTCGTTCACCACGACCTGGGCCGTGCAACTCGACGCGCTGCGGATCAGCCGGGCCCTGCGTGAACCGTCGGCCGACCGGTTGACGGCACAGTCACTGCGCTGGTTGGTGCAGAACGTGCCCCTCGATCGGCTGCTCGACGGCGCCACCTCGGCATCCGCCGCCGGCTGGTTGCGCGAGTGGCTGACCGTCGGCTCGGACTCGGAGTACTGGCGACGGCCGTCGCACCGGGTCGCGTACGGCAACATCAAGGCGCCGGTACTGCACGTCGGCGGCCTCTACGACACCTTCCGGACCGGCACCTTCGGCCACTACACGAGCCTGGCCGAAGCGCGTCCGGACCACTCGGCGAACCGGTTGTTCGTCGGGCCGTGGACGCACCACCCGCTCCGCGCATCTGCCCCCGGTCTGTCCGCCGGCACGCCGCCAAGCATCGACGACGTACAGCTCGAATTCTTCCGGACCGTGCGGGAAGGTGGCGTGCCCGCCCGGCCGGCCGTCTCGGTCACGATCCTCAACAGCGGCGACACCTGGACGGCCCAGTCCTGGCCGCCCGCCGACGGCGTGCGACACCGGTGGCACCTGAGCAGCGGCGGCCGGGCCAACACCGCGACCGGCGACGGCATCCTGACCGAAGACCCGCCGCCGCCCGCACCCCCCGACCACCTCGTCTACGACCACGGCGATCCGGTTCCCGCAGCCGGCGGCGACGACTGCGGCGACCCGCTGCTCGCGGGCATGGGCGCGGCTGACCAGTGCGCTCCGGAACGCCGCAACGACGTACTCGTCTACACCTCGCGACCGGCCGCGGCGGAGCGCACATTCGTCGGCGAGGCGAACGTGGAGTTCTTCGCGGTGACCGACACCCGGCACAGCCAATGGCTGGTTCGGCTGTGTCTGGTGAACCAGGCCGGCCGCAGCGTCAACCTGGTCGAGCAGGTGACGCGGCACCGGGGCGAGCGGCCTGGTGAGCCGACCCGCGTCGCCATCGCGTTGGGACCGGCCGGGTTCCGGATCCATCCCGGTGAACGGCTGCGGCTGCACGTGACGCAGGGGGCAAGCCCCCGCTGGTCTCCCTTACGCGACCGGGACGGCCGCCCCGCCGTCACCCGGTCGCTCGTGCTGCACGACCCGGATCATCCGTCCGCGCTCGAACTGACTCGCGTGCCCTGA
- a CDS encoding SDR family oxidoreductase → MGNRLAGKTAMVIGGSSGIGRAVAQGFAQQGATVAVADLHEEPREGGSPTAALIAEQGGAASFVACDLMDEDRTARAFAQALEFLGSLDIMFVSAGTVEPCGDTRTVSLEHFDRHMRLNVRGTFLAVQHALRAMVPQRNGSIITVASNFGQVGVAEMATYCASKAAVIGMVRSVAVEVGKHNVRVNALCPGATKTQINVGYRADDATQRLWQQETPLRMADGEYVAETTDMAAAATYMASDESRFMTGSCLTVDGGWIAH, encoded by the coding sequence ATGGGTAACCGACTTGCGGGCAAGACCGCAATGGTCATCGGCGGCAGCTCCGGGATCGGCCGGGCCGTCGCCCAGGGCTTCGCGCAGCAGGGGGCCACGGTCGCCGTGGCCGACCTGCACGAGGAGCCGAGGGAGGGCGGCAGCCCCACGGCGGCGCTCATCGCGGAGCAGGGTGGTGCCGCATCGTTCGTTGCCTGCGACCTGATGGACGAGGACCGCACCGCCCGCGCCTTCGCGCAGGCCCTGGAGTTCCTGGGAAGTCTCGACATCATGTTTGTCTCCGCCGGGACCGTCGAGCCCTGCGGCGACACGAGGACGGTGTCGCTGGAGCACTTCGACCGGCATATGCGGCTCAATGTCCGGGGCACCTTCCTCGCCGTGCAGCATGCGCTGCGCGCGATGGTTCCCCAGCGCAACGGCAGCATCATCACCGTGGCGTCGAACTTCGGTCAGGTCGGCGTGGCCGAGATGGCGACGTACTGCGCGAGCAAGGCGGCGGTGATCGGGATGGTGCGGTCGGTGGCCGTCGAGGTCGGCAAACACAACGTCCGGGTCAACGCGCTGTGTCCGGGCGCGACCAAGACGCAGATCAACGTCGGGTACCGCGCCGACGATGCCACGCAGCGACTTTGGCAGCAGGAGACCCCGCTGCGCATGGCTGACGGCGAGTACGTCGCGGAGACCACCGACATGGCAGCCGCCGCGACGTACATGGCCAGCGACGAGTCCCGGTTCATGACGGGTAGCTGCCTGACGGTCGACGGGGGCTGGATCGCGCATTGA
- a CDS encoding MFS transporter, producing the protein MRQQLSAPAARAMAASAVATALVTMPVFLFASLSVPIRAELGFDEVLHGAAVSSFFGVSAAASPSGGWLADRLGAGAAVATGTTLTVLATAVLALAAVRPWHLVVLLAAAGVANAIAQPGANALLAQAVATQRQGLAFGVNQVSAPLAALLAGVAIPTVAVTVGWRWAFTAPLVLGVALLAIWPHRGVPPARTVATGLSLRTALRQRDLLLLTAASALASGGVNAMIAFFVTAAVDTGLAPSAAGWIFVVGSAAGIATRVVYGWRADRLPNRNYLRRVSMLMIVGAVGIAALVPGQQLLLPAAAVVAFGAGWGWNGLFNYSVVSRYRSSPAIALGVATSGVFIGGALGSLTFGALAGHYGFALAWGVAAACLVTAGLLIRVVAPPHADPAGERAG; encoded by the coding sequence GTGCGGCAACAGCTGTCCGCACCCGCCGCCCGGGCGATGGCTGCCTCCGCCGTGGCCACCGCGTTGGTCACGATGCCGGTCTTCCTCTTCGCCTCCCTCTCCGTGCCGATCCGAGCCGAGCTCGGCTTCGACGAGGTGCTGCACGGCGCGGCCGTGTCGTCGTTCTTCGGCGTTTCGGCCGCCGCCTCACCCAGCGGGGGATGGTTGGCGGATCGGCTCGGAGCCGGCGCGGCGGTGGCGACCGGTACCACGCTCACGGTGCTCGCCACGGCCGTGTTGGCCCTCGCGGCGGTGCGGCCATGGCATCTCGTGGTGCTGCTCGCCGCCGCCGGAGTGGCCAACGCGATCGCTCAGCCCGGCGCAAACGCGCTGCTGGCCCAGGCCGTTGCCACCCAACGACAGGGACTCGCGTTCGGCGTGAATCAGGTGTCCGCGCCGCTCGCCGCGCTCCTGGCTGGCGTGGCGATACCGACGGTGGCCGTCACCGTCGGGTGGCGCTGGGCGTTCACCGCACCGTTGGTGCTGGGGGTGGCGCTGCTGGCGATCTGGCCGCACCGTGGCGTACCGCCAGCCCGCACCGTCGCCACGGGGCTGAGCCTGCGGACCGCCCTCCGGCAGCGTGACCTGCTGCTGCTCACCGCGGCATCGGCCCTGGCCTCCGGCGGGGTCAATGCAATGATCGCGTTCTTCGTGACGGCCGCGGTCGACACCGGCCTGGCTCCGTCGGCCGCCGGATGGATCTTCGTAGTCGGCAGCGCCGCCGGCATCGCGACGCGCGTCGTCTACGGCTGGCGAGCGGATCGGCTGCCGAACCGAAACTACCTGCGCCGGGTATCGATGCTCATGATCGTCGGTGCGGTGGGGATAGCGGCCCTCGTCCCCGGGCAGCAGCTTCTGCTACCGGCCGCCGCCGTCGTCGCGTTCGGCGCCGGATGGGGTTGGAATGGCCTGTTCAACTACTCGGTGGTCAGCCGCTACCGGTCCAGCCCGGCAATCGCCCTCGGGGTGGCGACAAGTGGCGTCTTCATCGGCGGTGCGCTCGGCTCGTTGACCTTCGGCGCTCTGGCCGGACATTACGGCTTCGCGCTCGCCTGGGGGGTGGCCGCCGCCTGTCTGGTCACCGCCGGCCTGTTGATCCGGGTCGTCGCTCCGCCGCACGCCGACCCTGCCGGTGAACGCGCCGGATGA